A DNA window from Drosophila sechellia strain sech25 chromosome X, ASM438219v1, whole genome shotgun sequence contains the following coding sequences:
- the LOC6612371 gene encoding myogenesis-regulating glycosidase isoform X1 has protein sequence MAHTTQSGAAQALNGQHPELAFVDADTDGDERNEQEQEQHQLLGAMPRKQSLSERRNVELPLLKMVNEKEPESATPSPEAFAPGLRRNSISMPSGINALDLEALRLRHQMQPQDALHEEIIADDATSSLGTPATPDTPGTTAPTTSANTPDKAINFANDDSDDEFGNARRPVHRDRFRSRRRASIAPLPALRLNSKEMLASDFDSHSLASNQASITSVNSLASLLREKMQAFPQLIRKKKRETKDYKIKIFVIIMFFIIIFLIGYAYVAYHQQVLTRSYFQKIKFNSNDRIFRILSHEDKEVISGQLGVTLGFDTAPFHCLEEQRRSDGSVCIEWNGMARLHLNFEDKGVFRCYTLQWQALTPGLLPTDCYELKRDNGLWFGGGVTKGQEWSLSYANFDFAPYASGDSKIHQFGNGVKRYFINSIGVAMQVSEKTPLQLGVNRTENRFCLRAANDEFTFVNHLTPLPQLDYRICTTEDMRSLHMLMTQQSLWDGLKEQEFKVLHSLLEEPVWRIPHTELPESLNESTICDYSESAIAMGLGHIVINEFWQENIGDFTVDKARFPTLKDTIDVLHRRGFKVVLTIQPFISTDSANFKDAVKRKLLIYERHSERSIPALTRYKSSSSAGVLDITNNASVPWLLEKLQRLKEEYGVQSFYLDLGTGYNLPHYYQCRQTLDNPDTYARLFTASLEGAGLMAVSTASVVPKPPTFLSTPPANATWEGLRETLGAVLNYGVIGYPFVLPGVIGGDYLLQRPLSKMVSFYSMSQPPLPDQELFIRWLQLATFMPAMQFSHLPSEYRSDLVTRVAQELKEVRQLIVIPLLKKYLNPSMNEGLPLVRPLWMMDPHDPACLIVSDEFSVGEELIVAPILHANREEREVYLPQGVWKDGIDGSLRKGSRWMHGYRVPKDKIAYFRKMPDNTRF, from the exons ATGGCTCACACAACGCAATCGGGAGCCGCGCAGGCGCTCAACGGCCAGCATCCGGAGCTGGCCTTCGTGGATGCGGACACGGACGGAGATGAGCGGAACGAGCAGGAACAGGAGCAGCACCAGCTACTGGGCGCCATGCCCAGGAAGCAATCCCTCAGCGAGCGACGCAATGTGGAGCTACCACTCTTGAAGATGGTCAACGAAAAGGAGCCGGAGTCAGCGACGCCCTCGCCGGAGGCCTTTGCGCCGGGACTTCGACGCAATTCGATATCCATGCCCTCGGGCATCAACGCGCTGGATCTGGAGGCACTGCGTCTGCGACACCAGATGCAGCCGCAAGATGCGCTGCACGAGGAGATT ATAGCCGACGATGCGACCTCCAGCCTGGGCACTCCGGCCACTCCGGATACGCCGGGCACTACGGCGCCGACGACATCGGCCAATACGCCGGATAAGGCCATCAATTTCGCCAACGATGACAGCGATGACGAGTTCGGGAACGCCAGAAGACCAGTTCACCG AGATCGTTTTCGGAGCCGGAGACGCGCCTCGATTGCTCCTCTGCCCGCCCTGCGTTTGAACAGCAAGGAGATGTTGGCCAGCGACTTCGATAGCCACAGCCTGGCCTCCAACCAGGCCTCCATCACCAGCGTGAACTCCCTGGCCAGTTTACTGCGCGAGAAGATGCAG GCTTTTCCGCAGCTGATAAGAAAGAAGAAGCGCGAGACGAAGGACTACAAGATCAAGATATTCGTCATCATCATGTTTTTCATCATCATATTTCTG ATCGGCTATGCCTATGTGGCCTACCACCAGCAGGTGCTCACGCGCAGCTACTTCCAGAAGATCAAGTTCAACTCGAACGACCGCATCTTCCGCATCCTGAGTCACGAGGACAAGGAGGTGATATCGGGTCAACTGGGCGTGACCCTGGGCTTCGACACGGCGCCATTCCATTGCCTGGAGGAGCAGCGGCGGAGCGACGGCAGCGTGTGCATCGAGTGGAACGGAATGGCGCGACTGCATCTGAACTTCGAGGACAAGGGCGTCTTCCGGTGCTACACGCTGCAGTGGCAGGCACTGACGCCGGGTCTCCTGCCCACCGATTGCTACGAGCTGAAGCGGGACAATGGCCTGTGGTTCGGCGGCGGGGTGACCAAGGGTCAGGAGTGGTCCCTCAGCTATGCAAACTTCGATTTTGCGCCCTATGCCTCCGGCGACTCGAAAATCCACCAGTTCGGCAATGGGGTGAAGAGGTACTTCATCAACTCGATCGGCGTGGCCATGCAGGTGAGCGAGAAGACGCCGCTGCAGCTGGGCGTCAACCGGACGGAGAATCGCTTCTGCCTGCGGGCGGCCAACGATGAGTTCACCTTCGTGAATCACCTGACGCCGCTGCCGCAGTTGGACTACCGCATCTGCACCACGGAGGACATGCGCAGCCTGCACATGCTTATGACCCAGCAGAGCCTGTGGGATGGCCTCAAGGAGCAGGAGTTCAAGGTGCTGCACTCGCTGCTGGAGGAGCCGGTTTGGAGGATACCGCACACCGAGCTGCCCGAGTCCCTCAACGAATCCACCATCTGCGACTACTCGGAAAGTGCCATTGCCATGGGCCTGGGCCACATTGTCATCAATGAGTTTTGGCAGGAGAACATTGGCGACTTTACGGTGGACAAGGCCAGGTTCCCCACCCTCAAGGACACCATCGATGTGCTGCACAGGCGAGGATTCAAGGTGGTCCTGACCATCCAACCGTTCATCAGCACGGACAGTGCCAACTTCAAGGATGCAGTGAAGCGCAAGCTGCTCATCTACGAACGCCACTCGGAGCGGAGTATTCCCGCCCTGACCAGGTACAAGAGTAGCTCCAGCGCCGGCGTTCTGGACATAACCAACAATGCGTCCGTTCCCTGGCTGCTGGAGAAGCTGCAGCGCCTGAAGGAGGAGTACGGAGTGCAGAGCTTCTACCTGGACCTGGGAACGGGCTACAATCTGCCGCACTACTACCAGTGCCGCCAGACCCTGGACAATCCGGACACCTATGCCAGGCTCTTCACCGCCAGCCTGGAGGGCGCTGGCCTAATGGCCGTATCCACGGCGAGTGTGGTGCCCAAGCCGCCCACTTTCCTGAGCACCCCGCCGGCGAACGCCACCTGGGAGGGATTAAGGGAGACCCTGGGCGCTGTGCTCAACTACGGCGTCATCGGTTATCCGTTCGTGCTGCCGGGCGTGATCGGTGGCGACTATCTGCTGCAGCGACCGCTATCCAAGATGGTCAGCTTCTATTCGATGTCCCAGCCACCGCTGCCCGATCAGGAACTCTTCATCCGCTGGCTCCAGCTGGCCACCTTCATGCCGGCCATGCAATTCAGCCACCTGCCGTCGGAGTATCGCAGTGATCTGGTCACCCGCGTGGCCCAGGAGCTGAAGGAGGTGCGCCAGCTGATCGTGATTCCGCTGCTCAAGAAGTACCTCAATCCGTCGATGAACGAGGGATTGCCACTGGTGAGGCCGCTCTGGATGATGGATCCCCACGATCCAGCCTGTCTCATTGTCAGCGATGAGTTCTCCGTGGGCGAGGAGCTCATCGTGGCCCCCATCCTGCATGCGAACCGCGAGGAGCGCGAGG TTTACTTGCCGCAGGGCGTGTGGAAGGACGGTATCGATGGATCGCTGAGGAAGGGCAGTCGCTGGATGCACGGCTATCGGGTGCCGAAGGACAAGATCGCCTACTTCCGCAAAATGCCGGACAATACGCGGTTCTAG
- the LOC6612371 gene encoding myogenesis-regulating glycosidase isoform X2: MSSPNSRFILSSVPIEDQHHPAPKARDAAVVLDISTATDKDKIADDATSSLGTPATPDTPGTTAPTTSANTPDKAINFANDDSDDEFGNARRPVHRDRFRSRRRASIAPLPALRLNSKEMLASDFDSHSLASNQASITSVNSLASLLREKMQAFPQLIRKKKRETKDYKIKIFVIIMFFIIIFLIGYAYVAYHQQVLTRSYFQKIKFNSNDRIFRILSHEDKEVISGQLGVTLGFDTAPFHCLEEQRRSDGSVCIEWNGMARLHLNFEDKGVFRCYTLQWQALTPGLLPTDCYELKRDNGLWFGGGVTKGQEWSLSYANFDFAPYASGDSKIHQFGNGVKRYFINSIGVAMQVSEKTPLQLGVNRTENRFCLRAANDEFTFVNHLTPLPQLDYRICTTEDMRSLHMLMTQQSLWDGLKEQEFKVLHSLLEEPVWRIPHTELPESLNESTICDYSESAIAMGLGHIVINEFWQENIGDFTVDKARFPTLKDTIDVLHRRGFKVVLTIQPFISTDSANFKDAVKRKLLIYERHSERSIPALTRYKSSSSAGVLDITNNASVPWLLEKLQRLKEEYGVQSFYLDLGTGYNLPHYYQCRQTLDNPDTYARLFTASLEGAGLMAVSTASVVPKPPTFLSTPPANATWEGLRETLGAVLNYGVIGYPFVLPGVIGGDYLLQRPLSKMVSFYSMSQPPLPDQELFIRWLQLATFMPAMQFSHLPSEYRSDLVTRVAQELKEVRQLIVIPLLKKYLNPSMNEGLPLVRPLWMMDPHDPACLIVSDEFSVGEELIVAPILHANREEREVYLPQGVWKDGIDGSLRKGSRWMHGYRVPKDKIAYFRKMPDNTRF; the protein is encoded by the exons ATGAGCTCACCCAACAGCCGGTTCATCCTCTCGAGCGTTCCCATCGAGGATCAGCACCATCCAGCACCCAAAGCCAGAGACGCCGCCGTTGTGCTCGACATCAGTACGGCTACGGATAAGGATAAG ATAGCCGACGATGCGACCTCCAGCCTGGGCACTCCGGCCACTCCGGATACGCCGGGCACTACGGCGCCGACGACATCGGCCAATACGCCGGATAAGGCCATCAATTTCGCCAACGATGACAGCGATGACGAGTTCGGGAACGCCAGAAGACCAGTTCACCG AGATCGTTTTCGGAGCCGGAGACGCGCCTCGATTGCTCCTCTGCCCGCCCTGCGTTTGAACAGCAAGGAGATGTTGGCCAGCGACTTCGATAGCCACAGCCTGGCCTCCAACCAGGCCTCCATCACCAGCGTGAACTCCCTGGCCAGTTTACTGCGCGAGAAGATGCAG GCTTTTCCGCAGCTGATAAGAAAGAAGAAGCGCGAGACGAAGGACTACAAGATCAAGATATTCGTCATCATCATGTTTTTCATCATCATATTTCTG ATCGGCTATGCCTATGTGGCCTACCACCAGCAGGTGCTCACGCGCAGCTACTTCCAGAAGATCAAGTTCAACTCGAACGACCGCATCTTCCGCATCCTGAGTCACGAGGACAAGGAGGTGATATCGGGTCAACTGGGCGTGACCCTGGGCTTCGACACGGCGCCATTCCATTGCCTGGAGGAGCAGCGGCGGAGCGACGGCAGCGTGTGCATCGAGTGGAACGGAATGGCGCGACTGCATCTGAACTTCGAGGACAAGGGCGTCTTCCGGTGCTACACGCTGCAGTGGCAGGCACTGACGCCGGGTCTCCTGCCCACCGATTGCTACGAGCTGAAGCGGGACAATGGCCTGTGGTTCGGCGGCGGGGTGACCAAGGGTCAGGAGTGGTCCCTCAGCTATGCAAACTTCGATTTTGCGCCCTATGCCTCCGGCGACTCGAAAATCCACCAGTTCGGCAATGGGGTGAAGAGGTACTTCATCAACTCGATCGGCGTGGCCATGCAGGTGAGCGAGAAGACGCCGCTGCAGCTGGGCGTCAACCGGACGGAGAATCGCTTCTGCCTGCGGGCGGCCAACGATGAGTTCACCTTCGTGAATCACCTGACGCCGCTGCCGCAGTTGGACTACCGCATCTGCACCACGGAGGACATGCGCAGCCTGCACATGCTTATGACCCAGCAGAGCCTGTGGGATGGCCTCAAGGAGCAGGAGTTCAAGGTGCTGCACTCGCTGCTGGAGGAGCCGGTTTGGAGGATACCGCACACCGAGCTGCCCGAGTCCCTCAACGAATCCACCATCTGCGACTACTCGGAAAGTGCCATTGCCATGGGCCTGGGCCACATTGTCATCAATGAGTTTTGGCAGGAGAACATTGGCGACTTTACGGTGGACAAGGCCAGGTTCCCCACCCTCAAGGACACCATCGATGTGCTGCACAGGCGAGGATTCAAGGTGGTCCTGACCATCCAACCGTTCATCAGCACGGACAGTGCCAACTTCAAGGATGCAGTGAAGCGCAAGCTGCTCATCTACGAACGCCACTCGGAGCGGAGTATTCCCGCCCTGACCAGGTACAAGAGTAGCTCCAGCGCCGGCGTTCTGGACATAACCAACAATGCGTCCGTTCCCTGGCTGCTGGAGAAGCTGCAGCGCCTGAAGGAGGAGTACGGAGTGCAGAGCTTCTACCTGGACCTGGGAACGGGCTACAATCTGCCGCACTACTACCAGTGCCGCCAGACCCTGGACAATCCGGACACCTATGCCAGGCTCTTCACCGCCAGCCTGGAGGGCGCTGGCCTAATGGCCGTATCCACGGCGAGTGTGGTGCCCAAGCCGCCCACTTTCCTGAGCACCCCGCCGGCGAACGCCACCTGGGAGGGATTAAGGGAGACCCTGGGCGCTGTGCTCAACTACGGCGTCATCGGTTATCCGTTCGTGCTGCCGGGCGTGATCGGTGGCGACTATCTGCTGCAGCGACCGCTATCCAAGATGGTCAGCTTCTATTCGATGTCCCAGCCACCGCTGCCCGATCAGGAACTCTTCATCCGCTGGCTCCAGCTGGCCACCTTCATGCCGGCCATGCAATTCAGCCACCTGCCGTCGGAGTATCGCAGTGATCTGGTCACCCGCGTGGCCCAGGAGCTGAAGGAGGTGCGCCAGCTGATCGTGATTCCGCTGCTCAAGAAGTACCTCAATCCGTCGATGAACGAGGGATTGCCACTGGTGAGGCCGCTCTGGATGATGGATCCCCACGATCCAGCCTGTCTCATTGTCAGCGATGAGTTCTCCGTGGGCGAGGAGCTCATCGTGGCCCCCATCCTGCATGCGAACCGCGAGGAGCGCGAGG TTTACTTGCCGCAGGGCGTGTGGAAGGACGGTATCGATGGATCGCTGAGGAAGGGCAGTCGCTGGATGCACGGCTATCGGGTGCCGAAGGACAAGATCGCCTACTTCCGCAAAATGCCGGACAATACGCGGTTCTAG
- the LOC6612369 gene encoding sorting nexin-27 isoform X2, which produces MLPFYSVQYAQLTALEKRCLRNGVSVEGATHKQVVDLIKSGGDCLTLTVISVTQQEADRLEPQEDQSGYSYIDYSDKRSLPISIPDYGIVNRNGERYIVFNIHMAGRQLCSRRYREFANLHSLLRKEFSGFNFPKLPGKWPFQLSEQQLDTRRRGLEQYLEKVCAVRVIAESDAVQDFLTDTEDDISASPVDIKVMLPDHEVSTVSVKKSSNAQVVWEILVQRANLTAYTQQYFYLFEIVEYNFERKLQPHEIPHQLYVQNYSTASSTCLCVRRWLFSVAKELTLPDGEQAGRFIFYQAVDEVNRGNIRADGRLYELKALQDAKKAGDYLALARTLPGYGDVVFPHCSCDSRKEGHVVPAVGMKSFRLHACREDGSLEAQMVELTWDSITRSESDEESMSFCFQYNRPDKPARWVKVYTPYHAFLADCFDRIMEERKWEDSGD; this is translated from the exons CCTAACTCTGACGGTGATATCGGTGACACAGCAG GAGGCCGATCGACTGGAGCCGCAGGAGGATCAGAGCGGCTACTCCTACATCGATTACTCGGACAAGCGCTCGCTGCCCATTAG CATACCGGACTATGGGATCGTGAATCGGAATGGCGAGCGGTACATCGTCTTCAATATACACATGGCTGGAAGGCAGCTCTGTTCGCGTCGCTATCGGGAGTTTGCGAACCTGCACTCGCTGCTGCGCAAGGAGTTCTCCGGCTTCAACTTCCCCAAGCTGCCCGGCAAGTGGCCCTTCCAGCTGAGTGAACAGCAGCTGGACACGAGGCGCCGCGGTCTGGAGCAGTATCTGGAGAAAGTGTGCGCTGTGCGGGTGATTGCCGAGAGCGATGCTGTTCAGGACTTTCTCACCGACACCGAGGATGATATATCCGCCTCGCCGGTGGACATTAAGGTGATGCTTCCCGATCACGAAGTGAGCACCGTGTCGGTGAAGAAGTCCTCCAATGCCCAGGTGGTGTGGGAGATTCTGGTGCAGCGCGCCAATCTCACCGCCTAcacgcagcagtatttctacCTGTTCGAGATCGTCGAGTACAACTTTGAGCGGAAGCTGCAGCCGCACGAGATTCCACATCAGCTGTACGTGCAGAACTACAGCACGGCCTCATCCACCTGCCTCTGCGTTCGTCGCTGGCTCTTCTCGGTGGCCAAGGAGCTGACGCTGCCGGACGGCGAACAGGCTGGCCGCTTCATCTTCTATCAGGCGGTCGACGAGGTGAATCGCGGCAATATCCGAGCCGATGGTCGCCTGTACGAGCTGAAGGCGCTGCAGGACGCCAAGAAGGCGGGCGACTATCTGGCCTTGGCCCGCACACTGCCAGGATACGGAGACGTCGTCTTTCCCCACTGCTCCTGTGATAGTCGCAAGGAGGGACACGTTGTGCCCGCCGTGG GCATGAAGAGCTTTCGGCTGCACGCCTGCCGTGAGGATGGCTCGCTGGAGGCGCAAATGGTCGAGCTGACCTGGGACAGCATCACGCGCTCCGAGAGCGACGAGGAGTCCATGTCATTCTGCTTTCAGTACAATCGTCCAGATAAGCCAGCACGTTGGGTCAAAGTCTACACGCCATAT CATGCATTCCTTGCGGACTGCTTTGATCGCATCATGGAGGAGCGCAAGTGGGAGGACAGCGGCGACTAG
- the LOC6612369 gene encoding sorting nexin-27 isoform X3: MLPFYSVQNGVSVEGATHKQVVDLIKSGGDCLTLTVISVTQQEADRLEPQEDQSGYSYIDYSDKRSLPISIPDYGIVNRNGERYIVFNIHMAGRQLCSRRYREFANLHSLLRKEFSGFNFPKLPGKWPFQLSEQQLDTRRRGLEQYLEKVCAVRVIAESDAVQDFLTDTEDDISASPVDIKVMLPDHEVSTVSVKKSSNAQVVWEILVQRANLTAYTQQYFYLFEIVEYNFERKLQPHEIPHQLYVQNYSTASSTCLCVRRWLFSVAKELTLPDGEQAGRFIFYQAVDEVNRGNIRADGRLYELKALQDAKKAGDYLALARTLPGYGDVVFPHCSCDSRKEGHVVPAVGMKSFRLHACREDGSLEAQMVELTWDSITRSESDEESMSFCFQYNRPDKPARWVKVYTPYHAFLADCFDRIMEERKWEDSGD; encoded by the exons CCTAACTCTGACGGTGATATCGGTGACACAGCAG GAGGCCGATCGACTGGAGCCGCAGGAGGATCAGAGCGGCTACTCCTACATCGATTACTCGGACAAGCGCTCGCTGCCCATTAG CATACCGGACTATGGGATCGTGAATCGGAATGGCGAGCGGTACATCGTCTTCAATATACACATGGCTGGAAGGCAGCTCTGTTCGCGTCGCTATCGGGAGTTTGCGAACCTGCACTCGCTGCTGCGCAAGGAGTTCTCCGGCTTCAACTTCCCCAAGCTGCCCGGCAAGTGGCCCTTCCAGCTGAGTGAACAGCAGCTGGACACGAGGCGCCGCGGTCTGGAGCAGTATCTGGAGAAAGTGTGCGCTGTGCGGGTGATTGCCGAGAGCGATGCTGTTCAGGACTTTCTCACCGACACCGAGGATGATATATCCGCCTCGCCGGTGGACATTAAGGTGATGCTTCCCGATCACGAAGTGAGCACCGTGTCGGTGAAGAAGTCCTCCAATGCCCAGGTGGTGTGGGAGATTCTGGTGCAGCGCGCCAATCTCACCGCCTAcacgcagcagtatttctacCTGTTCGAGATCGTCGAGTACAACTTTGAGCGGAAGCTGCAGCCGCACGAGATTCCACATCAGCTGTACGTGCAGAACTACAGCACGGCCTCATCCACCTGCCTCTGCGTTCGTCGCTGGCTCTTCTCGGTGGCCAAGGAGCTGACGCTGCCGGACGGCGAACAGGCTGGCCGCTTCATCTTCTATCAGGCGGTCGACGAGGTGAATCGCGGCAATATCCGAGCCGATGGTCGCCTGTACGAGCTGAAGGCGCTGCAGGACGCCAAGAAGGCGGGCGACTATCTGGCCTTGGCCCGCACACTGCCAGGATACGGAGACGTCGTCTTTCCCCACTGCTCCTGTGATAGTCGCAAGGAGGGACACGTTGTGCCCGCCGTGG GCATGAAGAGCTTTCGGCTGCACGCCTGCCGTGAGGATGGCTCGCTGGAGGCGCAAATGGTCGAGCTGACCTGGGACAGCATCACGCGCTCCGAGAGCGACGAGGAGTCCATGTCATTCTGCTTTCAGTACAATCGTCCAGATAAGCCAGCACGTTGGGTCAAAGTCTACACGCCATAT CATGCATTCCTTGCGGACTGCTTTGATCGCATCATGGAGGAGCGCAAGTGGGAGGACAGCGGCGACTAG
- the LOC6612371 gene encoding myogenesis-regulating glycosidase isoform X3, which produces MLASDFDSHSLASNQASITSVNSLASLLREKMQAFPQLIRKKKRETKDYKIKIFVIIMFFIIIFLIGYAYVAYHQQVLTRSYFQKIKFNSNDRIFRILSHEDKEVISGQLGVTLGFDTAPFHCLEEQRRSDGSVCIEWNGMARLHLNFEDKGVFRCYTLQWQALTPGLLPTDCYELKRDNGLWFGGGVTKGQEWSLSYANFDFAPYASGDSKIHQFGNGVKRYFINSIGVAMQVSEKTPLQLGVNRTENRFCLRAANDEFTFVNHLTPLPQLDYRICTTEDMRSLHMLMTQQSLWDGLKEQEFKVLHSLLEEPVWRIPHTELPESLNESTICDYSESAIAMGLGHIVINEFWQENIGDFTVDKARFPTLKDTIDVLHRRGFKVVLTIQPFISTDSANFKDAVKRKLLIYERHSERSIPALTRYKSSSSAGVLDITNNASVPWLLEKLQRLKEEYGVQSFYLDLGTGYNLPHYYQCRQTLDNPDTYARLFTASLEGAGLMAVSTASVVPKPPTFLSTPPANATWEGLRETLGAVLNYGVIGYPFVLPGVIGGDYLLQRPLSKMVSFYSMSQPPLPDQELFIRWLQLATFMPAMQFSHLPSEYRSDLVTRVAQELKEVRQLIVIPLLKKYLNPSMNEGLPLVRPLWMMDPHDPACLIVSDEFSVGEELIVAPILHANREEREVYLPQGVWKDGIDGSLRKGSRWMHGYRVPKDKIAYFRKMPDNTRF; this is translated from the exons ATGTTGGCCAGCGACTTCGATAGCCACAGCCTGGCCTCCAACCAGGCCTCCATCACCAGCGTGAACTCCCTGGCCAGTTTACTGCGCGAGAAGATGCAG GCTTTTCCGCAGCTGATAAGAAAGAAGAAGCGCGAGACGAAGGACTACAAGATCAAGATATTCGTCATCATCATGTTTTTCATCATCATATTTCTG ATCGGCTATGCCTATGTGGCCTACCACCAGCAGGTGCTCACGCGCAGCTACTTCCAGAAGATCAAGTTCAACTCGAACGACCGCATCTTCCGCATCCTGAGTCACGAGGACAAGGAGGTGATATCGGGTCAACTGGGCGTGACCCTGGGCTTCGACACGGCGCCATTCCATTGCCTGGAGGAGCAGCGGCGGAGCGACGGCAGCGTGTGCATCGAGTGGAACGGAATGGCGCGACTGCATCTGAACTTCGAGGACAAGGGCGTCTTCCGGTGCTACACGCTGCAGTGGCAGGCACTGACGCCGGGTCTCCTGCCCACCGATTGCTACGAGCTGAAGCGGGACAATGGCCTGTGGTTCGGCGGCGGGGTGACCAAGGGTCAGGAGTGGTCCCTCAGCTATGCAAACTTCGATTTTGCGCCCTATGCCTCCGGCGACTCGAAAATCCACCAGTTCGGCAATGGGGTGAAGAGGTACTTCATCAACTCGATCGGCGTGGCCATGCAGGTGAGCGAGAAGACGCCGCTGCAGCTGGGCGTCAACCGGACGGAGAATCGCTTCTGCCTGCGGGCGGCCAACGATGAGTTCACCTTCGTGAATCACCTGACGCCGCTGCCGCAGTTGGACTACCGCATCTGCACCACGGAGGACATGCGCAGCCTGCACATGCTTATGACCCAGCAGAGCCTGTGGGATGGCCTCAAGGAGCAGGAGTTCAAGGTGCTGCACTCGCTGCTGGAGGAGCCGGTTTGGAGGATACCGCACACCGAGCTGCCCGAGTCCCTCAACGAATCCACCATCTGCGACTACTCGGAAAGTGCCATTGCCATGGGCCTGGGCCACATTGTCATCAATGAGTTTTGGCAGGAGAACATTGGCGACTTTACGGTGGACAAGGCCAGGTTCCCCACCCTCAAGGACACCATCGATGTGCTGCACAGGCGAGGATTCAAGGTGGTCCTGACCATCCAACCGTTCATCAGCACGGACAGTGCCAACTTCAAGGATGCAGTGAAGCGCAAGCTGCTCATCTACGAACGCCACTCGGAGCGGAGTATTCCCGCCCTGACCAGGTACAAGAGTAGCTCCAGCGCCGGCGTTCTGGACATAACCAACAATGCGTCCGTTCCCTGGCTGCTGGAGAAGCTGCAGCGCCTGAAGGAGGAGTACGGAGTGCAGAGCTTCTACCTGGACCTGGGAACGGGCTACAATCTGCCGCACTACTACCAGTGCCGCCAGACCCTGGACAATCCGGACACCTATGCCAGGCTCTTCACCGCCAGCCTGGAGGGCGCTGGCCTAATGGCCGTATCCACGGCGAGTGTGGTGCCCAAGCCGCCCACTTTCCTGAGCACCCCGCCGGCGAACGCCACCTGGGAGGGATTAAGGGAGACCCTGGGCGCTGTGCTCAACTACGGCGTCATCGGTTATCCGTTCGTGCTGCCGGGCGTGATCGGTGGCGACTATCTGCTGCAGCGACCGCTATCCAAGATGGTCAGCTTCTATTCGATGTCCCAGCCACCGCTGCCCGATCAGGAACTCTTCATCCGCTGGCTCCAGCTGGCCACCTTCATGCCGGCCATGCAATTCAGCCACCTGCCGTCGGAGTATCGCAGTGATCTGGTCACCCGCGTGGCCCAGGAGCTGAAGGAGGTGCGCCAGCTGATCGTGATTCCGCTGCTCAAGAAGTACCTCAATCCGTCGATGAACGAGGGATTGCCACTGGTGAGGCCGCTCTGGATGATGGATCCCCACGATCCAGCCTGTCTCATTGTCAGCGATGAGTTCTCCGTGGGCGAGGAGCTCATCGTGGCCCCCATCCTGCATGCGAACCGCGAGGAGCGCGAGG TTTACTTGCCGCAGGGCGTGTGGAAGGACGGTATCGATGGATCGCTGAGGAAGGGCAGTCGCTGGATGCACGGCTATCGGGTGCCGAAGGACAAGATCGCCTACTTCCGCAAAATGCCGGACAATACGCGGTTCTAG